A genome region from Perca fluviatilis chromosome 20, GENO_Pfluv_1.0, whole genome shotgun sequence includes the following:
- the LOC120548809 gene encoding otolith matrix protein 1: MERLERRLPVAFLLLLPLLYVSCVSNKKTTVSWCVLSDAEEQKCLDLAGNATAQNIRGTLQCVRGLNTRDCINKIKNGTADAASMFADDIYAAGFCHGLELAAGESHNGVDGLSYYVVAMARRSSSDLSLLEMHERSSCHPGIRTTVGWTVPIGYLVNTSQISIGEQCNFPKAIGNFFGYSCVPGVKDAQHDPRGINPKNLCEACIGDDNDRHICANNHRERHYGEAGALRCVAENLGDVAFVKHTTIFENSDGKNQESWALDLELEDLKLLCPDGTEAGLDEFDRCHLAAVPTNAVVVRMEDKCRVWKYLERLQNAFGNATEGFRLFSSAGYGESDLLFNDATHHLQRVLGSYTSWLGPTYSTMLRAFECEGFC; encoded by the exons ATGGAGCGTCTAGAGAGAAGACTGCCTGTAGCTTTCCTCCTCCTTCTGCCTCTTCTGTATGTCAGCTGTGTCTCCAATAAAAAAACTACAG TATCCTGGTGTGTATTGTCGGACGCTGAAGAGCAGAAGTGTCTGGATTTGGCCGGGAACGCCACAGCTCAGAATATAAGAGGAACTTTGCAATGTGTCCGTGGCCTGAACACCAGAGACTGTATAAACAAAATCAAG aATGGGACAGCAGATGCTGCCTCCATGTTTGCAGATGACATCTATGCTGCTGGCTTCTGCCACGGCCTCGAGCTGGCTGCAGGAGAGTCCCACAACGGAGTAG ATGGTTTGAGCTACTACGTGGTGGCGATGGCACGTCGCTCCTCCTCAGACCTTTCCCTGCTGGAGATGCACGAGCGCAGCTCCTGTCACCCCGGAATACGCACCACGGTGGGGTGGACTGTTCCTATTGGCTACCTGGTCAACACTTCCCAGATCAGCATAGGGGAGCAGTGCAACTTCCCCAAAG CCATCGGCAACTTCTTCGGTTATAGCTGTGTGCCGGGTGTCAAGGACGCCCAGCACGACCCGAGAGGCATCAACCCCAAGAACCTGTGCGAGGCCTGTATAGGAGACGACAACGACAGACACATCTGTGCCAACAACCACAGAGAGAGGCACTACGGAGAGGCAGGGGCGCTGAG gTGTGTGGCGGAGAACCTCGGGGATGTGGCCTTTGTCAAACacacaacaatctttgaaaattCTGACG GTAAGAACCAGGAGTCCTGGGCCCTGGATCTGGAGCTGGAGGACCTAAAGCTGCTGTGCCCAGATGGAACCGAGGCGGGTCTGGATGAGTTTGACCGATGCCACCTGGCAGCTGTCCCCACTAACGCTGTGGTGGTGCGCATGGAGGACAAGTGTCGCGTCTGGAAGTACCTGGAACGTTTACAG AATGCATTTGGCAACGCCACGGAGGGCTTCCGTCTGTTCAGCTCAGCAGGCTACGGCGAATCCGATCTGCTCTTCAATGATGCCACCCACCACTTGCAGAGGGTTCTGGGTAGCTACACCTCTTGGCTGGGCCCTACTTACTCCACCATGCTGCGAGCCTTCGAGTGTGAGG GCTTCTGCTGA